The Sulfolobus islandicus Y.N.15.51 sequence AATTCACTTCCCTGTCACTTACCTTAGTTCTTACAAAATCGTATATTAAGAGGGTAGCAAAAGGCGTAACAATGAAGAAAAATACCTCCTCTATGGGAAGATCAACAATTCGAATACCTAAGATCCACTTAGGATTGAAACTCCAAGAGTCCTTAAGAGTAGCTAAGAAGTCCCATATTACGTAAAGAGGGGCAACTATCCCTATAGAGAATGCTAATGACTTATAATATCTTCTGACCTTGAAAAGGATTGATATTAGCAAGGTAGGGAAAAATATCATTGAATCAATTTCGACATAGGCTAAATGCGGTGGAAAGATATTAAATTCCAAATAGGTACACCCAAGAAATTATATAAACCTTGAGCTAGCACTCTTCTCCTTTTAGGTTTTACCTTCATTCTATTGACCACACAAGGATCGGCCATTATCCTCCTTGCGGTCCACTTATACATATCGCCAGCAGTTTTTACTGCAATCAAATATCTACTAGGTATCATATGATATCCCCTTTCGGCTTCCTTTTGAAAGAAGAAATACCTTTTGAGGTTAAATCTCATGAATTCCTTGAAAGCTTCGTTGCACTCTAGCAGACTTGAAACCTTGAATTCCTTCATTTCGTTAACAGGCAAATATTGTCTTCCCATTTCCATGTCTTCTCTTACATCTCTAATGAAGTTTAGATATTGCATTGCTCTACCTAACATTCTAGCGTAGTATGCAGCTTCATCCCTTAAGTTAAGTATTTTCATCATCATAAGACCCACTACCTCTGCAGATCCCCACATGTAGCCTAAGGTCTCGTCTATTGTATAGTATACTTTCTTCTTTAAGTCACTCTCCATAGAGTTTAAGAATGCCTCAACCCATTCCTCTTTAAATCCTCTTCTCCTCATCATCTCAACGAAATTTGATAATACTACGTCTCCGCTAGAACCGTTATCAAGTTCCTTATAATATAATTCTCTGAGTGAGTAAAATTCTTTAACCTTTTGCGGAACGGAGTCAACTAGATCATCAAAAACTCGAACGAAAGCATAAAGTTTTGTCACATCTCTCCTAATCTCTCGAGGGAAAAGTAACGTGCTGTTATAGTAAGTTATGCTGCTCTTCTTGAAAATGCTGTTAAGCTGATCCTTCATAACTAAGAGTTTATTAAACATCCAGCAAAAATAATTGTGTAAAAAATTTCTTAACACTTGTTTTAAAGGGAAATTAAAATTCAACTAATAGAAAACCTTTTATGTCGTCTTTCACCTTTTATCCTATGTTAGAAACGTTAGAGCTCACTGCAATCGGAATCCTCTCCTTCTTCGGAATGGAATTCTTAGCCAGATTTCTTCATAAGTATGTAATGCACGGAGCTCTTTGGTTCCTACACGAGGATCATCATAGAAAGAAACAAGCTGAACTTGAAAAGAACGATGCATTTGGAATAATTTTCGCGGGCATTGCAATACTCTTGATTGCTGAGTGGTTAAGAACTGGAAATCCGCTTCCTTTTGCAGTGGCTGTAGGAATGACAGCTTACGGTGCTGCTTACGCTTTTGTGCACGATATGATAATACACGACAGGCATTTACATTTACGTTCTTGGGGTTTAAGACACCAACCCTTTAGGGAGTTAATACTTGTTCATGACGTACATCATCGTGATGGGAGAGGAAATTGGGGTTTCCTTCTGGTAATAAGAGGAATAGATAAGATACCGGAGGAAGCGAGGCAAAAGGCATGAAAGTAGTAATAGTAGGAGCTGGAATAGGGGGACTTTCAACTGCCCTTTATTTAAGAAAGAAGGGAGAGGAAGTAACTGTAATAGAAAAGTTGGATCAGCCAGGTGGAAGGGCTCGAAGCTTCTCACATGAGGAATTCTCATTTGACATGGGACCATCATGGTACTTGATGCCTGAAGTCTTCGAAAAATTCTTCCATGAGGTAGGAGAGGAACCCCCTCAAATAATGAAAGTTAACCCTTTATTTTCCTTATATACGGGAAAGTTAAACGTTCTAGAGAGAAGCGAGGAATTTAATCATGACCTTTCTCAGTTTAAGGACTTTGAAAGCTACTTGGAAGACACTCAATTCATGTATTCTCTGGCTATGGAGAAATTCCTATTTAAAGAGATGAAATTTTCGGATTTCCTCGATCCAGCAATAATAAGGAACTTAAAAAGGTTTCCAATATTTACCAGCTTGGATTCATTTAACAGGAGATATTTCTCCGACGATTTTCTATTGAAGGCTTTAGGTTTCTCCTCAGTTTTTCTTGGAGGTTCTCCTTTCAACACCCCAGCAGTTTATGCAATAGTAAATTATGCAATATACGGAAAGGGAGTTTACTACCCCAAAGGAGGATTTGCAGGATACGTAACTAAACTATTTGAAGCTTGTAAGAAGTCCGGAGTTCAATTCAAGTTCAATCATGAGGTAGATAAGATAGACGTAGATAACGATAAGGTCATTTCTGTTAGATCAGGTGAAGACGTGGAAAGAGGAGACGTGTTCATATTTAACATGGATTATCATTACGCTGATACTCTGCTCCCTATGGAATACACAATGAGGGGAGAATCCTACTGGGAGAGAAGAAAACTTTCTCCATCTGCAGTCTTAGCTTATGTTGGAGTTGAAGGAGAAGTTAATGCTCCACATCACGGAATCTTCATCAACGGAAATTGGAAATTACACTTTGATTCAATTTCTAAGGGAAATGAACCTGACCCTGAAAATATGTCTTACTACGTAAGTTATAGGAAAGCTACTGACAGCTCTTTGAAGGGAAAGGACTTGGTATTTCTTATACCAGTTTCTCCTGGACTTTTACTTCCAAATTATCAAGATTATGTCAGAAAAGTAATTGATGATTTCAAAGCAAAAACTAGAAGTAGCTTCCATATAAAATACGAAAAGATATATAGACCCGTGAACTTCGAAGAGGATTATAACGCATATAAGGGGTCTGCCTTCGGATTATCTCATGCTTTAGATCAGACAGGTCCATTTAGACTTCCTATGAAAAACAGAAAACTATCTAATTTGTTCTATGTTGGTCAATACACCCAGCCTGGAATAGGAGTTCCTATGGTAACTATATCTGCCATGATCGTAGGAGATAAAATATTAAACTGGTCTAAAAAATAGAAAATATAATCTTTTAATTTACTATTAATTTTACATCATTTTCTTTTATGTTTTCCATTAATTATAAAAAATTTTTAGAAGTCACTCTGGAGGTATTTCCTTATATGCTAAGTCTATATCGACTCCTCTTTTCTTATTATAGAACTTAGATGCAAGAAATATCAATGCTCCTATTACGAAGGAAAGGATTACGAAAGCTAAGGTAATGGGATTTGGAGTTCCATTGGAATTTACGAAGCCAAATGTTGGATTCGTTACTGCTTCATATGTTAAGAACAGGAAGTAAGCAATTTCAATAACGGAAGCAACCATCAGAGCTGGGGCTTTATTCTTAGAACCGTATAGGAGTGCAGCTATACTTACCACCATAAAATATACCATTCCAATTACTATTGCACCGTAAAGTGAAGTGGCGCCTGATATTGAAACTACGGGGAACACTAATAATCCCAGGGTGAGAGCAAGATCAAAAGCATGAGTATAAACCGGAGATCCTCCTTTGTTTAACCTTGTAAATATCTCTGGGAACACTCTATCGAAGGCCATTGCAAATATGTATCTGGCGAAGACAACTACACCGTAAGCTAGAATTGAGAACTCCCACATTAACAAGCCTATTCCCATGAAAAGCTGAAGCGGTAAACTGTTTGTGAGCCCCATAGCTACGGTCCAGAAGGTATAGGTGAATCTGTTATTTATGAACTTATAATTTGTGAATGCGTATCCTCCAGCTTGATACATCAAGAAGAAGCCTAGAGTCACTAGAGCACCAGTTATTAAGAGAGGAACGAAGACTCCGTACTTTACAAACTTCACCTTTTTCACTTCGGCGGCGACAGCAGGAGTTGCCTGCATCCATGGATATGTGAATATTGCAATGATGGGAAGAATTCCAATTGTAGCAACTAAGCTAAACGGAGCCACAGAGGATGCATAGTTTGAAGGAGGAGTAATTCCCTCAACTGAGATGAACTTAGATATTGCAGTATGAAAGTCTCCTAAATTCATAGCTAAAACTACCATTGCTACTATTGTAGCTGCCATTGCTATCAAACCACTTACTGTCACTAAAGCATAACCCCACTTTGCCTTCAGTATGTTGAAGCCTATCGCTATTCCAAATATCATTGCACCTAACAAGTAAGAATACACAGGCGCGCTAAGTGTATTTGATATCGATACCAGAGAAGTTATTCCATCCATCATTCCTATAGTGCTTAGAACTGAACCTATTGCCTGAGAGAAAAAGAAGGCTATAAGAGCGAAGTATGCCGTAGATTCAATCATAAGAGCAAATGCCATTGTAGTTCCCAAAAAACCGTTAAAGGTTCTGGAAAACCAAACGTAGTCTCCACCCGTTCTAGCGATCTTACCACTAAGATAGCTGTAAATGTAAGCTTGAGGTAGAGTTAGGATCAAACCTATAATTGCTGCAATCCAAATGATTCCTCCTTGAGGAATATAAGGGCTTATGCTAGTGTATAGTGCAACCCCAGCTGATATATTTCCAAGATTTAGTATAACTGTATCTATACCGTTTACGTCCTTTATGAGACCGGAAGATTCACGCGTGAAAACTGAATTTTCTCCCATGAATTTTCGTGGGTATATATGTTATGTGGTTTTAAGTCTTCTCTTTGATAAGCTGAAAGTCTTTTAGCGAAAAGGGATATCAGATCCCGTGATTAATTTATATTACTTAAAATATTGCCATGATTTTTAAAGAGAAAAATGTTGATACGCCCATTTTTCTTATAATAATACCTTTGTCAACGGTTTAGCGATATTATTAGGAGTTATAATGCTGTTTGCCGCAATGCATTTCATTCACTACTATGATTATCACTATTATCATTATTACAATTATTATTCCTAATGAAATAATATACGAAAAGAGAAAAATTTTTAAATAAGTTTTCTATATCTTTTAATGTGGTTTGCGAGAAGTGGGAATTGAAATTCTTGTTTAGGAAGAGGATAACTAATCTTGAAGAATTATCGGAATTTTTAGCTAAGGAATTTCCTCATGAAGAAGTTATAATGTTAATCTTTGATAAATTGTATTTGCTCAGAGAAGACCCCAAAAAGTATGCCAGGGAGAAATTAAAGAACCAAACTGATAAGGACGGAAGGCCTTTATTCTCTATAGAAGTTACTGGAGATATAAGGATAGTCTATAGTTTTGAGCCAAAAAATTGTACTGTATTCATTTGGAGGATTGGGAACCATAAGAAAGCTTACCGTTTCTAGCCCTAACTTTCTTAAGCGTTAATTCCTTTAACTTCTCTAATTCTTCATCACTTTCAATTGTGACGAAGTAATATTCTCCGTCTTTTCCGCTCCTCATATGTATAAACTCTGCAAAGAGGTTATTAAAATAATGTGCTAATCGAATTCTCTTATTGAATTTTGAAAAATTGTTAAGTAAGTAGTATAAGCGCTTATCTTTGGATCCGGCTTTCTATTCTCGTTAGAAAAATTGTAAAAACTCCCCGATAGTGTCGTCGTTAAGCTACAAATTCTGGGATTAACCTTCTCTCCCATAAGACTAGGGCTATGGAGTACATCATGGTGCGAATGCTCCTATTTACTGCCTTCGTTGTTCTCTTGAATCTAATTAGCCTATCCCTTAATGAGGAATGAAAGGACTCGTTCGGGTTAACTGGCGAGACAACCGTGTGGTCTTTCAACCAGAAGTACAAGTTATAATCATCGCTCACCCATCTACCCTCGTCAGGCAAATACTTTTTGACCTCAAGGAAAGTACTCTCATCCCTATCCCCCACAGAGTAAATGAGGTAAACTCCCAGCTTCGTGTACACGTAACAAGTGAAAACCCACTTGTAAAAAGCCCTAGCATTCTTGTACAAGTAAGTCCACATCTCATCAACAACCTTAGCAACAACCTTACCCTTGACCAGCTCCTTAGCCCTACCCCACAACTCAACCAACTTCTCATGCTTTTTCCTACCATAACGCTTAATCCAAGTGAAAACAGTACCAAGAGGTACGTTAAGCACCCTAGAAATAGCCCTCATACTCATACCATTAGCATACATTCTCAAAGCCTCCTCCCTCAACTTCCTAGAATGATGATGATAACTAGCATCACCCAAGAAGTACTTACCACAATCCCTACACAAAAACTTCTGCCTACCCAAAGGCCTACCACACTTAACAACATGATGACTACCACAAGAGGGACAAGAAACGTCTTGCCTAAATACAGGCTTCCTACCCATAAGTAATACTCGTTATACAAATATAAATAACTTAACGACGACACTACCAAACTCCCCAGTTTACTGAAGGAAAATCTTAAACTACAATGTCATTATTACTTCTTATTCTTAGCCTTGAAATATTGCTTGTAAACTAATTCTTTAATCAAGGCAATCTTTTGTTTTTCCATTCTTTGATGGGCATTTTTTGGTGTATGACCTCTTGCCATTTTGTTTCATTATATGGTATAGATAAAGTAGAATAAAAATTCTCAATATCCCTCAATAGATATAAGTTATACAACTATATACTATTACTCTACCATTAATCCTGCTAGGATCTCTGATTTTTTTGTTGAATTACCTAGCTCTTACGTTAACGGGAACAGTATTAACAAATCTGTTAATCCTGATGGGTAAGAATTAGAAAGATGCTTTTTGCAGCGCTGTAAGGCTATTTACATACTTCTTAATCCTACTTAAGGTTTATTAAGGAGATTTTACACGTTAAAATATTGTGCAAAAACTCCAGAATACTGAGAAAATACTGATAATTTTATCTCACGGCTGTGCAACTTTAGAGAGCCTTGAAGAGAAAACTAGAATACCGCGTGATGAGTTACTAGTATACTTAACGAGACTGTACAAGAGGGGGTTAATTTATCGTAAGTGGCAGAAATATGGAGGTAAAAAGTTCAGGGAATACTGTTTAAAATATCGTGATGAGTTAGGGTAAACTGGGGAGTTTATTCTAAAATTTTAGGTGCATATTTTTCATAATACTGTTGAAGCTCTATGTCGCTTATAACAAAATAATGATCCTGTAAAATTCGGAACTGTTGTGGTGGAACTCTACCTTGTAATAGGTTCACAATCATAGGACTTGCTCCCTGCTTAATCATGTAAGACGCGAAGAAGCTACGTAAATCGTAAAGACGGAACTCTTTTCCCAGAACTTTTTTCATTGCCTCTTTAATTTCGGCTCTTAAGATGTCTTCCCTAAATGGGAATAGTTTGAGTTTCCATTCCTCTATATTAATTCCTTGCTCGGGGTTTGCCGCTGCTAATTTCCTTATAGAATCTTCATATTTCCTTACGAATTCCTCACGGTATGGTAGATATTGTTCCTTAACCCATCTAGCCGTACTTTGGTGTAAGAACGATATATACGCCCTCTTAGTCTCGGACTCCTTCATAATTTTGATAATTCTGTGTTCCAGGTCTATCTGGTCTACCTTAAGGCCTAGAACTTCCCCTACTCTCAAGCCAGTTTCTATCAGTAATAGAAATAAAGCTCTAGCCCCCAAATCATTAATATTATTGAAAATTTTCTTCAGAGTATCTAATGATAAAGGAGGAGGCTTGTAAATAAACTTCCTTTTAGGTAGTTTAAATGAATCGTAAAGTTCCTTAGCCACCCTGGAGTTCTTTGGCTTTATTATTTCCTTAATAAATAGTTTGAGAGTCGTTGCGTAATGCCTGGCCCTATTTAAGTTCTCACTCTGTAGATCCAGCATATATTCCTTAATCCTTTCAGGAATAAGCTCATAGTTTAGGTCAGCTAATATTCTCCTTATATTTTGAATATGCTCATCTGCAGTCTTCTTAGCCCTATTTTCTCTAACAAATTTTTCAAATAATTCTATATCGTCTTTCGTAACGATATAAGTATTTGACGCAGACTTCAGATAATCGCCTAAATACTGCCATATTAAACTTATGAAAAAGTTACGGAATCCTTCATCTCTTACTGCTTTAATGATAACACTTAAAGCAGTAGTAGGATCTATTTCCACTATCCTAAATCCGTAAATTATGTCTGAGAGCTCCTCAATTGTAAGTAGTTCTGCAGCTTTCTCAATAATATCGTTAGGAATCCTCTGAATCTTTCCATTAATGTACCTATTTAAAGTACTCCATTCCTAATTTCTTCGCAGTATAAGATAGACCCTCTTTTTCTACAGCTTTCTTTAAAATTTGGATTTTTTTACTATCATCTATGTTTTCTACGTTAATTTTTGGCATAAAATGTATATCCCCTCTGTGTATTCTACGTAGTTGCAAATTTAACGCAGACTGTTGCATGAAGGTAAAATTTCTCTAAAAGAAGAACGTAAAATAAGGGCTCGGGCCGGGATTTGAACCCGGGACTTCCGGGTCCACAGCCCGGCGCTCTTCCAGGCTGAGCTACCCGAGCCAGCCGCTATTCTATATCATTATCTAATTCATTTTAAACTCTTCTTTTATCATCTCTTTAACTGCTCCTTTACTATATCCAATATCTTTCTCGCTACCACCGTCTTAAAATTCTTTTCTATCTTCCTTACATTACCAGCCTTATCTATAACTATAACTTCATTATATTCAGATGAAAATCCTATATCCTTCCTCCTAACATTATTCGCCACAATTAAATCAAATCCGCGTCTTCTCATCTTAATTTTGGCTTTCTCAATCAACTCCTCATCAGAATTTACAGTCTCTGCGGAAAAACCTACTAATAATATATTGTACTTCCTTATATATTCAGAAATTTTTGGTGTTCTTTCTAATTCAACTTTTGGTATTTCTGTATGGCTGTCTATCTTAGTATCAGATCTATTTTTAAACTTATAATCAGCAGGAGCTCCCGCTAAAATTACAACACTAAACTTGTCATTTTCTATACTTTTTACAACTTCATTAAGCATCTCCTCAGTTGTCTCTATACGCACTATATCCCTAACGTAAGGTTCTAGCTTAGAACTTATAGGACCAGAAATAACTCTAACATTAGCTCCTCTAAAATAAGCTTCATTCGCAATAGATATCCCCATGGTTCCGCTACTGGGATTTGATATAAATCTGACAGAGTCTAAATACTCACGTGTAGGTCCAGCAGTAACTAGTATATTAAGTCCAGATAAGTCTTTTCCCCTCAAAATAAATGAGGTTATTCTGCCGGTTAAGTATTCTAATTCCGGATAGTGCGCTAAATCTCCTATTATATTTGGTTCTATTATCTCTACTCCTATCCCCTTTAACCTATTTACAGCATCTGCGACTTGAGGCGAAATATACATTTGTAAATGCATTGAAGGAACTATAATTAAGGGCTTTTTCATCCCAACGAAATTCAACGCAGTAGCAGTTATTGGTGTATCAGCTATTCCATAAGCTATCTTTACTATAGTATTTGAAGTTGAGGGAGCTACAATCATTGCATCATTATCTTCTGCCAACGAAACGTGTTCTAGGTCACCAGTAAGTTTAGTAAATACCTCATTCCCAGTAGCCCACTTAAACATCTCTGGAGAAATTAGTTTCGCTGCATCTTTACTCATGATAACGCTCACTTCTGCACCATTCCTCATTAAGCTTCTGGCCAAATCCAATGATTTATATATCGCTACACTTCCAGTTACTGCTAATAATACCTTTCTATCAACTAGATCCTTACTTACACTCCCGATTATCTTCTTTGAAGGATGCGTCATGTATGTGTGCATATATATTAACTACATTATATAAAGATATTGATATGGAGCTCGCTGAAAAAGATAAAGGAAGAGATTTCACACTAAGAAATGCAAGAATGGATGATATAGACCAAATAATAAAAATAAATAGACTAACACTACCAGAAAATTACCCATATTATTTTTTCATTGAACATTTAAAGGAATACGGCCTAGCATTTTTCGTAGCCGCAGTTGATGATAAAGTAGTAGGATATATAATGCCTAGAATAGAATGGGGATTTAGCAACATTAAGCAGCTACCCTCATTAGTTAGAAAAGGACATGTGGTTTCAATAGCGGTATTAGAAGAGTATAGAAGAAAAGGAATAGCTACTGCGTTATTAGAAGCCTCAATGAAAAGCATGAAAAATGACTATAATGCTGAGGAAATATATTTAGAAGTAAGAGTTACCAACTATCCTGCAATTGCTCTATATGAGAAACTGAACTTCAAGAAAGTTAAGGTGCTAAAAGGTTACTATGCTGATGGAGAAGATGCCTATCTTATGGCAAGACAACTCTAGCCAGTTTTACCTCACCTTTTTCAGAATCATATTTAGCATAATATCCCTTACTGAAATTACCGATAGATATAACCTTTGTGTTATTTATATAATACTCCTCTTGAACCTCAGAATGAGCATGAAAAAGAATCTTAGGTTGATTAGACAATACCTTAGCCATAACCTCTTGAGAACCAACTTTAACACCACTTATAATCCCAGTGATTGAGCCTTTAGGGGGATAATGTGAAATCACAATATTTGTTGAGAAATCTGAGGAGATATTGAAATACTTTTCGAGATATTTATCAGTATTTCTTAAATATTTTAACACTGAAACATCCTCCATATCCCCAATTATGCCTATAAAATTTCTTATAAACTGAGGGCACTCAATATCCCCTAATCCAATAAAAAGATCAGCATCGAACTCATTTACCAAATTTATAAGATCTAAATTACACGGAAATCCCGCTATGAGGATTATCTTTCTTGCTATACCATTCATCTAGATAATATATAGCTAATGAGGATGCTATAAGATCAGCTGTTGACCCTGGATTAAAATTGTTTCCAATCAAATACCCATTAAGCCACTCTAACTCATTAGAAGATGGACAATCGTTAGAGGAAACAACTCTGGCAACCTTAGACACTTCTAATGCAGCATAAGCTCCATATTTTTTATAAATTAAAGTATCTGGATAATTTGAGAGTATATACAAAAACGCTCTTTGCACATCTCTTTCAAATCCACACAGTCCTTCCTTTATAACGTTATATGCATCAAAGGTTATGGAATAATCATTGACCATATTTAATGCTACTATATCATATTTAGATGAAAACTCCATAAGCGTAAAAAAGTCCACATTTTCTATCTCCCTATAATCCATTGAACTTAATCTACCTAAATATTTCAAATTTACCTCTTTTAATGCATCGAGAAACCATTTAGCCTCTAGAACTCCAAAACTCCTTATAAGTTTAGCAACTTTTTTCCTCAATTCAAAAACGTTATCACTCTTAGCAGCCTCGTATGCAAAGGGCGCAATTAAAAGATAGGTACCAAATAACTGATATTCAAATCCAAATTTCCTAGAATGATTTATCAATTCAACTAACGTATCATAAAGCCTCCTAATCCCCTTAAATCCCCTTACGCACAACTCTTTATAATACGTAG is a genomic window containing:
- a CDS encoding phytoene/squalene synthase family protein codes for the protein MKDQLNSIFKKSSITYYNSTLLFPREIRRDVTKLYAFVRVFDDLVDSVPQKVKEFYSLRELYYKELDNGSSGDVVLSNFVEMMRRRGFKEEWVEAFLNSMESDLKKKVYYTIDETLGYMWGSAEVVGLMMMKILNLRDEAAYYARMLGRAMQYLNFIRDVREDMEMGRQYLPVNEMKEFKVSSLLECNEAFKEFMRFNLKRYFFFQKEAERGYHMIPSRYLIAVKTAGDMYKWTARRIMADPCVVNRMKVKPKRRRVLAQGLYNFLGVPIWNLISFHRI
- a CDS encoding sterol desaturase family protein, translated to MLETLELTAIGILSFFGMEFLARFLHKYVMHGALWFLHEDHHRKKQAELEKNDAFGIIFAGIAILLIAEWLRTGNPLPFAVAVGMTAYGAAYAFVHDMIIHDRHLHLRSWGLRHQPFRELILVHDVHHRDGRGNWGFLLVIRGIDKIPEEARQKA
- a CDS encoding phytoene desaturase family protein, with product MKVVIVGAGIGGLSTALYLRKKGEEVTVIEKLDQPGGRARSFSHEEFSFDMGPSWYLMPEVFEKFFHEVGEEPPQIMKVNPLFSLYTGKLNVLERSEEFNHDLSQFKDFESYLEDTQFMYSLAMEKFLFKEMKFSDFLDPAIIRNLKRFPIFTSLDSFNRRYFSDDFLLKALGFSSVFLGGSPFNTPAVYAIVNYAIYGKGVYYPKGGFAGYVTKLFEACKKSGVQFKFNHEVDKIDVDNDKVISVRSGEDVERGDVFIFNMDYHYADTLLPMEYTMRGESYWERRKLSPSAVLAYVGVEGEVNAPHHGIFINGNWKLHFDSISKGNEPDPENMSYYVSYRKATDSSLKGKDLVFLIPVSPGLLLPNYQDYVRKVIDDFKAKTRSSFHIKYEKIYRPVNFEEDYNAYKGSAFGLSHALDQTGPFRLPMKNRKLSNLFYVGQYTQPGIGVPMVTISAMIVGDKILNWSKK
- a CDS encoding APC family permease, whose amino-acid sequence is MGENSVFTRESSGLIKDVNGIDTVILNLGNISAGVALYTSISPYIPQGGIIWIAAIIGLILTLPQAYIYSYLSGKIARTGGDYVWFSRTFNGFLGTTMAFALMIESTAYFALIAFFFSQAIGSVLSTIGMMDGITSLVSISNTLSAPVYSYLLGAMIFGIAIGFNILKAKWGYALVTVSGLIAMAATIVAMVVLAMNLGDFHTAISKFISVEGITPPSNYASSVAPFSLVATIGILPIIAIFTYPWMQATPAVAAEVKKVKFVKYGVFVPLLITGALVTLGFFLMYQAGGYAFTNYKFINNRFTYTFWTVAMGLTNSLPLQLFMGIGLLMWEFSILAYGVVVFARYIFAMAFDRVFPEIFTRLNKGGSPVYTHAFDLALTLGLLVFPVVSISGATSLYGAIVIGMVYFMVVSIAALLYGSKNKAPALMVASVIEIAYFLFLTYEAVTNPTFGFVNSNGTPNPITLAFVILSFVIGALIFLASKFYNKKRGVDIDLAYKEIPPE
- a CDS encoding type II toxin-antitoxin system RelE family toxin, with protein sequence MVCEKWELKFLFRKRITNLEELSEFLAKEFPHEEVIMLIFDKLYLLREDPKKYAREKLKNQTDKDGRPLFSIEVTGDIRIVYSFEPKNCTVFIWRIGNHKKAYRF
- a CDS encoding IS1-like element ISC796 family transposase — protein: MGRKPVFRQDVSCPSCGSHHVVKCGRPLGRQKFLCRDCGKYFLGDASYHHHSRKLREEALRMYANGMSMRAISRVLNVPLGTVFTWIKRYGRKKHEKLVELWGRAKELVKGKVVAKVVDEMWTYLYKNARAFYKWVFTCYVYTKLGVYLIYSVGDRDESTFLEVKKYLPDEGRWVSDDYNLYFWLKDHTVVSPVNPNESFHSSLRDRLIRFKRTTKAVNRSIRTMMYSIALVLWERRLIPEFVA
- a CDS encoding DNA-binding protein; translated protein: MQKLQNTEKILIILSHGCATLESLEEKTRIPRDELLVYLTRLYKRGLIYRKWQKYGGKKFREYCLKYRDELG
- the coaBC gene encoding bifunctional phosphopantothenoylcysteine decarboxylase/phosphopantothenate--cysteine ligase CoaBC → MHTYMTHPSKKIIGSVSKDLVDRKVLLAVTGSVAIYKSLDLARSLMRNGAEVSVIMSKDAAKLISPEMFKWATGNEVFTKLTGDLEHVSLAEDNDAMIVAPSTSNTIVKIAYGIADTPITATALNFVGMKKPLIIVPSMHLQMYISPQVADAVNRLKGIGVEIIEPNIIGDLAHYPELEYLTGRITSFILRGKDLSGLNILVTAGPTREYLDSVRFISNPSSGTMGISIANEAYFRGANVRVISGPISSKLEPYVRDIVRIETTEEMLNEVVKSIENDKFSVVILAGAPADYKFKNRSDTKIDSHTEIPKVELERTPKISEYIRKYNILLVGFSAETVNSDEELIEKAKIKMRRRGFDLIVANNVRRKDIGFSSEYNEVIVIDKAGNVRKIEKNFKTVVARKILDIVKEQLKR
- the rimI gene encoding ribosomal protein S18-alanine N-acetyltransferase; this translates as MELAEKDKGRDFTLRNARMDDIDQIIKINRLTLPENYPYYFFIEHLKEYGLAFFVAAVDDKVVGYIMPRIEWGFSNIKQLPSLVRKGHVVSIAVLEEYRRKGIATALLEASMKSMKNDYNAEEIYLEVRVTNYPAIALYEKLNFKKVKVLKGYYADGEDAYLMARQL
- a CDS encoding metallophosphoesterase family protein, encoding MNGIARKIILIAGFPCNLDLINLVNEFDADLFIGLGDIECPQFIRNFIGIIGDMEDVSVLKYLRNTDKYLEKYFNISSDFSTNIVISHYPPKGSITGIISGVKVGSQEVMAKVLSNQPKILFHAHSEVQEEYYINNTKVISIGNFSKGYYAKYDSEKGEVKLARVVLP
- a CDS encoding triphosphoribosyl-dephospho-CoA synthase; this translates as MSEGLLDHCNDVSYILSQASLVESYIFKPGNASRFQDLANVKYIDIVKSALISSTYYKELCVRGFKGIRRLYDTLVELINHSRKFGFEYQLFGTYLLIAPFAYEAAKSDNVFELRKKVAKLIRSFGVLEAKWFLDALKEVNLKYLGRLSSMDYREIENVDFFTLMEFSSKYDIVALNMVNDYSITFDAYNVIKEGLCGFERDVQRAFLYILSNYPDTLIYKKYGAYAALEVSKVARVVSSNDCPSSNELEWLNGYLIGNNFNPGSTADLIASSLAIYYLDEWYSKKDNPHSGISV